Proteins encoded in a region of the Streptomyces akebiae genome:
- a CDS encoding class I SAM-dependent methyltransferase, which produces MTLLRDEDLSAAFDHASRSYDTLVSANPGYHGQLRRSARRLRLPRRGAGLRVLDLGCGTGASTAALAAVLPEAEITAVDASAGMLERAARKPWREGVSFVHAPAERLAQAGVEGPFDAVFAAYLFRNVTDPDRVLSTVRDVLAPGGRLAVHEYTLSGRALHRAVWTGVCRGLVLPVATVLGDGGLYRHLWRSVVEFDTADDFAARARSQGFEAVRVLPLPGWQTGITHTIVARRPTTAGDGR; this is translated from the coding sequence ATGACGCTGCTCCGCGACGAGGACCTGTCCGCCGCGTTCGACCACGCCTCGCGCAGCTACGACACGCTGGTGTCCGCCAATCCCGGCTATCACGGCCAGTTGCGCCGCTCGGCCCGCCGCCTCCGTCTGCCCCGGCGGGGGGCCGGCCTGCGCGTCCTCGACCTCGGCTGCGGGACCGGCGCGTCCACCGCCGCGCTCGCCGCCGTTCTCCCCGAGGCGGAGATCACCGCGGTGGACGCCTCGGCGGGCATGTTGGAGCGTGCGGCCCGCAAACCCTGGCGCGAGGGGGTGAGCTTCGTACACGCTCCCGCCGAGCGGCTGGCGCAGGCCGGGGTGGAGGGGCCGTTCGACGCGGTGTTCGCCGCCTACCTCTTCCGGAACGTCACCGATCCCGACCGCGTCCTGTCGACGGTGCGCGACGTCCTGGCTCCCGGGGGCCGCCTGGCGGTGCACGAGTACACCCTCAGCGGCCGGGCCCTCCACCGCGCCGTGTGGACGGGCGTGTGCCGTGGCCTGGTCCTGCCCGTCGCCACCGTCCTCGGCGACGGCGGCCTCTACCGCCATCTGTGGCGCAGCGTGGTGGAGTTCGACACCGCGGACGACTTCGCCGCGCGGGCCCGCTCCCAGGGCTTCGAAGCCGTGCGGGTACTGCCCCTGCCCGGATGGCAGACCGGCATCACGCACACGATCGTCGCCCGCCGACCGACCACGGCGGGGGACGGCCGATGA